One genomic segment of Acidobacteriota bacterium includes these proteins:
- a CDS encoding ABC transporter permease, with protein MLRGLKHFWRSQLAVVAGTAVATAVLTGALVVGDSMRQSLRQLTEDRLGAIEQALIVPTQLRREVAQELETAIADETAEVVPAVVLRGTAEDPESQRRASRVGIYGIDENFGDLFADSAALLAGIARQSGQIFAPAVLNRALADELGVAVGEALLLSFEGRQEIPQETLVGGADSDETLEAVRVTVAAILPNRGPGRFGLTPSQELPRSAFVPLRTLQRAANRNPRDDRDDWINALFVTGAVSPQALDSAVRQAFSLEDLGLSVSRDGERLIVESRDFVLRPAIAEEVVAVAAADSQPLLSYLANELVIGDRSASYATVAALQTPVAPSFGELTLVGGAAAPALTGNQILLDAWLAEDLAAEAGDALTLSYYAVGPRDELITRQADFEVAGVVQLDGLAVDQRLTPEFPGIAEAGDIASWDPPFPVDLDAVTARDEDYWDLHRAAPKAFVSLATGQRLWSNRFGQLTALRLAAGEGAGGAAAIEARLRDELPARFPLEPAGLVFRSLKQEGLEGSAGATDFTGLFLGFSMFLIASAALLVALLFRLAVENRAPEWGLRLAVGFPLKTVRRQVLTEGLGLALLGVLLGTGLAIAYAAALLRALASWWSPIVDSPFLTLAVNPLTLIAGALASLLLVALVLFGTVRRMGRQRTLALLAGRWGREGASPRRSSRARRGALVGLVLAILMIALGLAQDEPSPALFFGVGAALCGAGFAAFAAWSRDRRRPLTAGHLANLAARNSAANPGRSLLSVILVGCACFVLVSVTANRKATPEEGAEGTGGYGLVAETDVPIRRDPTRFESLEAMGWGPEEAARVAEAGLFPFRLLPGEDASCLNLYKPESPRVLGAPAAFRERGGFHFRSALEEVENPWSLLAKDYGPGVVPAIGDYASVRWILQLAQGDDLVMEDEHGEEVRLRIVAQLEGSFFQSELIVAEERLLEHFPSRGGFSYFVIEDGSPELLAQLEGGFSDYGFDGQATRDKIATYQAVENMYLTTFQALGGLGLLLGTLGLAIVMVRNVLERRGELAALRAFGFRRSRLARLVATENALLLAIGMVIGSVAGLAAVAPHLLAGHGSTPWSSLAGLLAGIFSVGMVAGLVAAFGSLRIPLLETLKRE; from the coding sequence ATGCTCCGCGGCCTGAAGCATTTCTGGCGTTCGCAGCTCGCCGTGGTGGCCGGTACCGCGGTGGCGACGGCGGTGCTCACCGGCGCCCTGGTGGTCGGCGACTCGATGCGCCAGAGCCTGCGGCAGCTGACCGAAGACCGCCTCGGGGCGATCGAGCAGGCGCTGATCGTGCCGACGCAGCTCCGGCGAGAGGTCGCCCAAGAGCTCGAGACCGCCATCGCCGACGAGACCGCCGAGGTGGTGCCGGCGGTCGTCCTGCGAGGTACGGCCGAAGACCCGGAGTCTCAGCGGCGCGCCTCCCGCGTCGGCATTTACGGCATCGACGAGAACTTCGGAGATCTGTTCGCGGACAGCGCTGCCCTGCTCGCCGGCATCGCGCGCCAGAGCGGCCAGATCTTCGCTCCGGCGGTGCTCAACCGCGCCCTGGCGGACGAGCTCGGAGTCGCCGTCGGCGAAGCCCTGCTGCTGTCCTTCGAGGGCCGCCAGGAGATTCCCCAAGAGACGCTGGTCGGCGGCGCCGACTCCGACGAAACGCTCGAAGCGGTGCGGGTGACGGTGGCCGCCATCCTGCCGAATCGCGGCCCGGGCCGCTTCGGTCTGACTCCATCCCAGGAGCTACCGCGCTCCGCCTTCGTCCCCCTGCGCACCCTGCAGCGGGCCGCCAATCGCAATCCGCGCGACGACCGGGACGATTGGATCAACGCCTTGTTCGTGACCGGTGCCGTTTCCCCGCAGGCGCTCGACAGCGCCGTGCGCCAGGCCTTCTCCCTCGAGGATCTCGGCCTTTCGGTGAGCCGCGACGGCGAACGCCTGATCGTCGAGAGTCGCGACTTCGTGCTGCGGCCCGCCATCGCCGAAGAAGTGGTCGCAGTCGCCGCCGCCGACAGCCAGCCGCTGCTGAGCTATCTCGCCAACGAGCTGGTGATCGGCGACCGCTCGGCCTCCTACGCCACGGTGGCAGCGCTCCAGACCCCGGTGGCGCCGTCCTTTGGCGAGCTCACCCTGGTCGGCGGCGCCGCCGCGCCAGCCCTCACCGGCAACCAGATCCTGCTCGACGCCTGGCTCGCCGAGGACCTGGCGGCCGAGGCCGGCGACGCCCTGACCCTGAGCTACTACGCCGTCGGCCCGCGGGACGAGCTGATCACCCGCCAGGCCGACTTCGAGGTCGCCGGCGTGGTGCAGCTCGACGGCTTGGCGGTGGACCAGCGGCTGACACCGGAGTTTCCGGGCATCGCCGAGGCCGGCGACATCGCCTCTTGGGACCCACCCTTTCCGGTGGATCTCGACGCCGTCACCGCCCGCGACGAGGACTACTGGGATCTCCATCGAGCCGCCCCCAAAGCCTTCGTCTCACTGGCCACCGGCCAGCGCCTGTGGAGCAATCGCTTCGGCCAACTGACGGCGTTGCGCCTCGCCGCGGGCGAAGGCGCCGGCGGGGCAGCGGCCATCGAGGCAAGACTGCGGGACGAGCTGCCGGCGCGCTTCCCCCTCGAGCCCGCCGGCCTGGTCTTCCGCTCGCTGAAGCAGGAAGGTCTCGAGGGCTCTGCCGGAGCGACCGATTTCACCGGCCTGTTCCTCGGCTTCAGCATGTTCCTGATCGCCTCCGCGGCCTTGCTGGTAGCCTTGCTCTTCCGCCTGGCGGTCGAGAACCGAGCCCCCGAGTGGGGTCTTCGTTTGGCCGTCGGCTTTCCCCTCAAGACAGTGCGTCGGCAGGTGCTCACCGAGGGTCTCGGCCTGGCTCTGCTGGGCGTCCTCCTCGGTACCGGCCTCGCCATCGCCTACGCGGCGGCGCTGCTGCGCGCGTTGGCGAGCTGGTGGTCACCGATCGTCGATTCGCCGTTTCTTACCCTCGCCGTCAACCCGCTGACTCTGATCGCCGGAGCCCTGGCTTCGCTGCTGTTGGTGGCTCTGGTGCTCTTCGGCACCGTACGGCGCATGGGCCGTCAGCGCACCCTCGCCCTCCTCGCCGGACGCTGGGGGCGAGAAGGAGCCTCGCCGCGCCGATCTTCCCGCGCCCGCCGCGGCGCCCTGGTCGGCCTGGTGCTCGCAATTCTGATGATCGCCCTGGGACTGGCCCAGGACGAGCCTTCGCCGGCCCTCTTCTTCGGCGTTGGAGCCGCCCTCTGCGGCGCCGGCTTCGCCGCCTTCGCCGCCTGGAGCCGCGATCGCCGCCGACCGCTGACCGCCGGCCACCTCGCCAATCTGGCGGCGCGCAACAGCGCCGCCAACCCCGGCCGCAGCTTGCTGAGCGTCATCCTGGTGGGCTGCGCCTGTTTCGTGTTGGTGAGCGTCACGGCCAATCGCAAGGCGACGCCGGAAGAAGGCGCCGAGGGTACCGGCGGTTACGGCCTGGTCGCCGAGACGGACGTTCCGATCCGGCGCGATCCCACCCGCTTCGAGAGTCTCGAGGCGATGGGCTGGGGCCCCGAAGAGGCGGCCCGCGTCGCCGAGGCGGGACTCTTCCCGTTCCGCTTGCTGCCCGGCGAGGACGCCAGCTGTCTCAACCTCTACAAGCCCGAGAGCCCGCGAGTGCTGGGCGCGCCGGCGGCCTTCCGGGAGCGCGGCGGGTTCCACTTCCGCAGCGCCCTCGAGGAAGTCGAGAATCCCTGGTCCTTGCTCGCCAAAGACTACGGACCGGGGGTGGTGCCGGCGATCGGCGACTACGCCTCGGTGCGCTGGATTCTCCAGCTCGCCCAGGGCGACGACCTGGTGATGGAGGACGAGCACGGCGAGGAGGTGCGGCTGCGCATCGTGGCGCAGCTCGAGGGCAGCTTCTTCCAGAGCGAGCTGATCGTCGCCGAGGAGCGCCTCCTCGAGCACTTCCCGAGCCGCGGCGGCTTTTCCTACTTCGTCATCGAAGACGGCTCGCCGGAGCTGCTGGCGCAGCTCGAAGGGGGCTTTTCCGACTACGGCTTCGACGGCCAGGCGACGCGCGACAAGATCGCCACCTACCAGGCGGTCGAAAACATGTACCTGACCACCTTCCAGGCCCTCGGCGGCCTCGGCCTGTTGCTCGGCACTCTGGGTCTGGCGATCGTCATGGTGCGCAACGTCCTCGAGCGGCGCGGCGAGTTGGCGGCGCTGCGCGCCTTCGGTTTCCGGCGCTCTCGGCTCGCCCGCCTGGTGGCGACGGAGAATGCCCTGCTGCTCGCCATCGGCATGGTGATCGGCAGCGTCGCCGGCCTGGCCGCGGTCGCTCCGCACCTGTTGGCAGGCCACGGCAGTACCCCCTGGAGCTCGCTGGCCGGACTGCTGGCGGGCATCTTCTCGGTCGGCATGGTGGCCGGTCTGGTGGCTGCCTTCGGCAGCCTGAGGATTCCCTTGCTGGAGACCTTGAAACGGGAGTGA
- a CDS encoding choice-of-anchor D domain-containing protein encodes MKHRLAWVLLVASVALAGSANAQIQFRQGSTVIPDGSTYDFGSTPVGVDLTRPITLVNVGSTAINVSHLSVSSNAFDPGRFTTSNADIGVIPPGGTGGFDATYTSTGAGTVTNEIRLLVNGVPTYSFFARATATAPIGPVIELRQGGTTIQRNDLVNFGTTTVGSDLVRTFTVTNGGDQNLTIAPIGFAGGTGNPISFSVDSNNVNNVAPGNSATFTLRFEADSVGTRTNRVRLFVGGVSDFEFDVRGTANPAPAPNMVLKRNSATISPDGSVSLGATDFGDDLLATFTITNTGNATLNVGGVTWTGNEVSIATSPPSTVPAGGSRNFTLRFSGDNEGGRASVISVTSDDPSPNPYRFTANWTVNDAIGPIIQLRQGGTTVAQGSTFDFGDTGVGQQIVRTFTATNGGDQPLTIAPISISSNGSDPAAFHAQNNQVTNVAPGASRTFQLRFDAAGLGTVTSEIRLFVNGVSRYSFFATAETKAPSFVVNVSPGTRTVQRGQATTYTVAVSGQFGFSSSVALSLSGLPGGTSHTFTPVNVSPGSTSTLRVTTTASTPLVTRTLTVTGTGGGLTRTDTTRLVVIGNQDFTVDVSPSARSVQRGQSAIYTVSVNPVNGFSTGVSLSISGLPTGTSHTFTPATVTPGNSSTLEVTTSSSTPLVTRTLTITGSGGGISRSDTAQLTVTDQPPVGEPVIDSVSPDTIVHGGVHFLTLSGANFQGATVSVPDEAPDPSDPMTRIFPPVSVESINGNGTQMTVRVDASDTRVLDFYNLLVTNSAGEEGVPFRVLPAGPLVDTWTPAEPERGNAYVLSLVGHNLRNVTVSPSQSGRVRIFGLDNSRANRTNAILQVFDNAPLGPINLVVRDPSGRSVSLPINIRAPGSASLLTRNLMAEQQPTDQLGPRGAPSAPQPAVFFQDFTLREGPLTVVSGENVVVLDKAMAGGRLVEPVEANLNIAIYCRIKLDLVRFHWQVALIFDPDTGEIGDAVLQGLNLGQRADIGAFVLSFYLDVDLFIYFRCDLQGWSFPLFCLRITSGLEIPGRSGFAFVIDFCFGGGGDNFTSGSTDTLVVTGGPCAEVTPQGPPSEGLLFASVEQTDCCDQPISVAGSGSTFTGLGFGTNFNVNNPEAGTSTSDCGPGGCSVSISQPPACVARNRMRTFNASGNPSGGSFQWSIPQGGNRASIEGANNQSSVSVKGTATSQQADDVELKVTYTDPQGNSCSQTTDLSVIEVDLIWRNSGTLDPMFNAPAVTDGNFGLPTLGPVSPNNPPGTVGWFKNMEIKGKVTPCDPNLRCDFDFKRDRQGTVGFLQLTGPGQAQFQPEPNLDCPQGGCDDDPNELDEDHDLDGPPGCGVFVLDVPGLSVGSACTPTSNNGLFIINCLTFEEWLNVDGVRGSDIQRWNASTRVFCDGNSWQLNGLGQGNRMGVGTLDCSRQAAIPTGGPAPNRIEVAYDVDSILKRLFSGTAAERMAAAAEVVDWDASGTLNGGSRDDLAKMLRRMVGRPAQAGEEFATPLQAIRLLGTLRDSGSTALLISHIGDEFVRPDVDAFEDITPAAVALAQIGQPAIGAILDRAAVADEAEWSMLTKALRRMPDSADVADALAPRLAAASDLELKRLSELME; translated from the coding sequence ATGAAACATCGTTTGGCTTGGGTTCTTCTTGTCGCCAGCGTGGCGCTCGCCGGTTCGGCGAATGCCCAGATCCAGTTCCGACAGGGCAGCACGGTCATTCCCGACGGCTCCACCTACGACTTCGGCAGCACGCCGGTCGGGGTCGACCTGACGCGCCCCATCACGTTGGTCAATGTCGGCTCGACGGCGATCAACGTCTCCCACTTGTCGGTTTCGAGCAACGCCTTCGATCCCGGCCGATTCACCACCTCGAACGCCGACATCGGGGTGATCCCGCCGGGCGGAACGGGCGGCTTCGACGCCACCTACACCTCGACCGGTGCCGGCACCGTGACCAACGAGATCCGCCTTCTGGTCAACGGGGTGCCGACCTACAGCTTCTTCGCGCGGGCAACGGCGACGGCGCCGATCGGTCCGGTGATCGAGCTGCGCCAGGGTGGCACGACGATCCAACGCAATGACCTGGTCAACTTCGGCACCACCACCGTCGGCAGCGATCTGGTGCGCACCTTCACGGTGACCAATGGCGGTGATCAGAACCTGACGATTGCGCCGATCGGCTTTGCCGGTGGCACTGGCAATCCAATCTCCTTCTCCGTCGACAGCAACAACGTCAACAACGTCGCTCCCGGCAACAGCGCCACCTTCACGCTGCGCTTCGAGGCCGACAGTGTCGGCACGCGGACCAACCGGGTGCGGCTGTTCGTCGGCGGCGTTTCGGACTTCGAGTTCGACGTCCGCGGCACCGCCAATCCTGCGCCAGCGCCCAACATGGTGCTGAAGCGCAACAGCGCGACCATTTCCCCCGACGGCAGCGTCAGTCTCGGAGCGACGGACTTCGGCGACGACCTGTTGGCGACCTTCACCATCACCAACACCGGCAACGCCACCCTCAACGTCGGCGGGGTGACCTGGACCGGCAACGAGGTGAGCATCGCCACCAGTCCGCCGTCGACGGTGCCGGCCGGAGGCAGCCGCAACTTCACTCTGCGCTTCTCCGGCGACAACGAGGGCGGTCGCGCGAGCGTCATCTCGGTGACCTCCGACGATCCCAGCCCGAACCCTTATCGCTTCACGGCGAACTGGACCGTCAACGACGCCATCGGCCCGATCATCCAGCTGCGCCAGGGCGGCACGACGGTGGCCCAGGGCTCGACCTTCGACTTCGGGGACACCGGTGTCGGCCAGCAGATCGTGCGCACCTTCACGGCCACCAACGGCGGCGATCAGCCGCTCACCATCGCGCCGATCTCGATCTCCAGCAACGGCAGCGATCCGGCCGCCTTCCACGCCCAGAACAACCAGGTGACCAACGTCGCGCCGGGTGCCTCGAGAACCTTCCAGCTGCGCTTCGACGCTGCCGGGCTCGGCACCGTCACCAGCGAGATTCGGCTGTTCGTCAACGGGGTGTCGCGCTACTCCTTCTTCGCCACGGCGGAGACCAAAGCGCCGAGCTTCGTGGTCAATGTGTCGCCGGGGACGCGCACCGTGCAGCGTGGTCAGGCGACCACCTATACCGTGGCGGTTTCCGGCCAGTTCGGCTTCAGCTCGAGCGTCGCGCTCTCACTGAGCGGCCTGCCCGGAGGGACCAGCCACACCTTCACGCCGGTCAACGTGTCGCCGGGCAGCACCTCGACGCTGCGCGTGACGACCACGGCGTCGACACCGCTGGTGACGCGAACCCTGACCGTCACCGGAACCGGGGGTGGTTTGACCCGCACCGACACCACTCGCCTGGTGGTGATCGGAAATCAGGACTTCACCGTCGACGTTTCGCCTTCGGCGCGCAGTGTCCAGCGCGGTCAGTCGGCCATCTACACGGTGTCGGTGAATCCGGTCAACGGGTTCAGCACCGGGGTGAGTCTCTCGATCAGCGGTTTGCCGACGGGCACCAGCCACACCTTCACGCCGGCGACGGTGACGCCGGGGAACAGCTCGACGCTCGAGGTCACGACCAGCAGCTCGACGCCGCTGGTGACTCGCACCCTGACCATCACCGGCAGCGGCGGAGGTATCAGTCGCTCGGATACGGCACAGCTCACGGTGACCGACCAGCCACCGGTGGGCGAGCCCGTCATCGACAGCGTGTCGCCGGACACCATCGTCCACGGCGGGGTCCATTTCCTGACCTTGAGCGGTGCCAACTTCCAGGGCGCGACGGTGTCGGTGCCGGACGAGGCGCCGGATCCGTCGGACCCGATGACGCGCATCTTCCCGCCGGTGTCGGTGGAGAGCATCAACGGCAACGGCACCCAGATGACGGTGCGGGTCGACGCCAGCGATACGCGGGTCCTCGACTTCTACAACCTGCTGGTGACCAACAGCGCCGGCGAGGAAGGGGTGCCTTTCCGGGTGCTGCCGGCGGGTCCCCTGGTCGACACCTGGACCCCGGCAGAGCCGGAGCGTGGCAATGCCTACGTGCTGTCGTTGGTGGGCCACAACCTGCGCAACGTCACGGTGTCGCCCTCGCAGTCCGGCCGGGTGCGCATCTTCGGTCTCGACAACAGTCGCGCCAATCGCACCAACGCCATTCTCCAGGTGTTCGACAATGCGCCCCTCGGGCCGATCAACCTGGTGGTGAGGGATCCGTCCGGTCGCAGCGTCAGCTTGCCGATCAACATCCGGGCCCCAGGCTCGGCCAGCTTGCTGACTCGTAACCTGATGGCCGAGCAGCAGCCCACCGATCAGCTCGGACCGCGGGGCGCTCCGAGCGCTCCCCAGCCGGCGGTCTTCTTCCAGGACTTCACCCTGCGCGAAGGACCGCTGACGGTGGTGTCCGGAGAGAACGTCGTGGTGCTCGACAAGGCGATGGCCGGTGGCCGATTGGTGGAGCCGGTGGAGGCCAATCTCAACATCGCCATCTACTGCCGTATCAAGCTCGACCTGGTGCGCTTCCACTGGCAGGTGGCGCTGATCTTCGATCCCGATACGGGAGAGATCGGCGATGCCGTGCTGCAGGGCTTGAACCTGGGGCAGCGGGCCGATATCGGGGCCTTCGTGCTGTCCTTCTATCTCGATGTCGATCTCTTCATCTACTTCCGCTGTGATCTCCAGGGCTGGAGCTTCCCGCTCTTCTGCCTGCGAATCACCTCGGGGCTCGAGATCCCGGGGCGCAGCGGGTTCGCCTTCGTCATCGACTTCTGCTTCGGCGGCGGTGGTGACAACTTCACCTCCGGTAGCACCGACACCCTGGTGGTGACCGGTGGACCGTGTGCCGAGGTCACGCCGCAGGGGCCGCCGTCGGAAGGCCTGCTCTTCGCCTCGGTCGAGCAAACCGACTGCTGCGATCAGCCGATCTCGGTGGCCGGCTCCGGTTCGACCTTCACAGGATTGGGGTTCGGCACAAACTTCAATGTCAACAACCCAGAAGCCGGCACCTCGACATCGGACTGCGGCCCCGGCGGCTGCTCGGTGTCGATTTCGCAACCGCCGGCCTGCGTGGCGCGCAACCGTATGCGCACCTTCAACGCCTCCGGCAACCCGTCCGGTGGAAGCTTCCAGTGGAGCATTCCCCAGGGCGGCAACCGGGCCTCGATCGAAGGGGCGAACAATCAGTCGAGCGTGTCGGTCAAGGGCACGGCCACCAGCCAGCAGGCGGATGACGTCGAGCTCAAGGTGACCTACACCGATCCGCAGGGCAATAGCTGCTCGCAGACGACGGATCTGTCGGTGATCGAGGTGGATCTCATCTGGCGCAATTCCGGCACCCTCGATCCCATGTTCAACGCCCCGGCGGTCACCGACGGCAACTTCGGACTCCCGACGCTGGGACCGGTGTCGCCGAACAATCCACCGGGCACGGTCGGATGGTTCAAGAACATGGAGATCAAGGGCAAGGTGACGCCCTGCGATCCGAACCTGAGGTGCGACTTCGACTTCAAGCGCGATCGCCAGGGCACCGTTGGCTTCCTGCAGCTCACCGGTCCGGGTCAGGCGCAGTTCCAACCGGAACCGAATCTGGATTGTCCCCAGGGTGGCTGCGACGACGACCCCAACGAGCTCGACGAGGATCACGATCTCGATGGGCCTCCGGGGTGCGGGGTTTTCGTTCTCGATGTGCCGGGTCTTTCGGTGGGCAGCGCCTGCACGCCGACCAGCAACAATGGGCTCTTCATCATCAACTGCCTGACCTTCGAAGAGTGGCTCAACGTCGATGGCGTGCGCGGTTCCGACATTCAGCGCTGGAATGCCAGCACGCGCGTCTTCTGCGACGGCAATAGCTGGCAGCTCAACGGCCTGGGTCAAGGCAACCGGATGGGTGTCGGCACCCTCGACTGCAGTCGGCAGGCGGCCATTCCCACCGGCGGTCCGGCCCCCAACCGGATCGAGGTCGCCTACGACGTCGACTCGATCCTCAAGCGCCTGTTCTCGGGGACGGCGGCGGAGCGTATGGCCGCCGCCGCCGAAGTGGTCGACTGGGATGCGAGCGGAACCCTCAACGGCGGCAGCCGCGACGACCTGGCCAAGATGCTGCGCCGCATGGTCGGTCGCCCGGCCCAGGCGGGCGAGGAGTTCGCGACTCCGCTGCAGGCCATTCGCCTGCTCGGAACGCTGCGTGATTCGGGGTCGACGGCGCTGTTGATCTCGCACATCGGCGACGAGTTCGTGCGACCCGATGTCGACGCTTTCGAGGACATCACTCCGGCGGCGGTGGCCCTGGCTCAGATCGGCCAGCCCGCCATCGGAGCAATCCTCGATCGTGCCGCCGTCGCCGACGAAGCCGAATGGTCGATGTTGACCAAGGCGCTGCGTCGCATGCCGGACTCGGCGGACGTCGCCGACGCCCTCGCTCCGCGGCTGGCCGCCGCCAGCGATCTCGAACTGAAGCGGTTGAGTGAATTGATGGAGTGA